A single window of Candidatus Glassbacteria bacterium DNA harbors:
- a CDS encoding tetratricopeptide repeat protein yields MRRFKLRLNVKNIFKKTGLKFALIVFGIILTLLLDFLLGMIPGLDISEAESDPFVGFSRSVPVFEGYRAENGTERLRTAYEKQRWFNRQDFSRCKLPGTFRIITLGGSTTYGRPYRHETSFSAWLEKVLDQTCDQRQYEVINAGAISYASYRVKIVLEEILAFDPDLVVIYTGHNEFLEQRTYPKLLNTSPFIFSLTGLARRTNFYRLAAKIKNSLKKADNKTAELRAGAGLLAAEVETLLDQSAGLDLYQPDTVFTQDVYSHFRFNVQRMIGLCARSGVPLLFCLPVDNTRDFSPFKSSNNPALPSTKRLSFNKLLATGTAHADRGEFARAIKTLTGAVEIDSLYAEAHFRLGRVLLVTGDTAAAEKHLLLARELDVCPLRAPDRIRHILEEETAGGKARLLDLPELLRVLEPGVLIGNELLLDHIHPSPRTNLTIAVEIARRLAEMIPEVNPAGLDKLDRDALYDKRMVELSADYLELGPLNLAKVLVWAGKYPEVRRMLGANPALLERNGEARYLMGVVQEKGGDFESAAGYYAGALKLLSGHRNSLTFLARLYGQTEQPERAENLYRRALGLYPDDISLLCNYGILLANQGLFDRAMDCFDRALKVNSNSTSVLNNIGLLLLMNKEPDEAFTYFERSLAIMPGDPQANNYSGLIYLLRGNYQQSEKRLLLALRANPEDPSVRTNIGNLYRRTNRLAEAEEQFKLALLLDQSKPDHFLNLALIYRDQGNGSRLIDVLREGLKKFPEDHRLIQLLQR; encoded by the coding sequence ATGAGACGCTTTAAATTGAGGCTGAACGTGAAAAACATCTTCAAAAAGACCGGCTTGAAGTTCGCTCTGATAGTGTTCGGGATTATCCTGACTCTCCTGCTGGACTTTTTACTCGGAATGATCCCGGGGCTCGACATCAGCGAGGCGGAATCCGATCCATTCGTCGGTTTCAGCCGGTCGGTGCCGGTATTCGAAGGATACCGGGCCGAAAACGGAACGGAACGGCTGAGAACAGCTTACGAGAAACAGCGCTGGTTCAATCGGCAGGATTTTTCCCGCTGTAAACTTCCTGGTACTTTTCGCATTATTACCCTTGGCGGCTCCACCACCTACGGCAGACCGTACCGCCACGAAACATCCTTCTCCGCCTGGCTGGAAAAGGTCCTCGACCAAACCTGCGATCAACGACAATATGAAGTGATTAACGCCGGTGCAATCAGCTATGCCAGTTACCGCGTTAAAATCGTACTCGAGGAGATACTGGCCTTCGATCCCGACCTGGTTGTCATCTACACCGGCCACAATGAATTCCTGGAGCAACGGACCTATCCGAAATTACTCAACACTTCGCCCTTCATTTTCAGCCTGACTGGCCTCGCCCGCCGGACAAATTTCTACCGTTTAGCCGCCAAGATAAAGAATTCGCTGAAAAAAGCAGATAATAAAACCGCCGAATTACGCGCCGGAGCAGGGTTGCTGGCAGCGGAAGTGGAAACCCTTCTGGACCAGAGTGCTGGACTAGACCTCTATCAGCCGGATACGGTCTTTACTCAGGACGTTTATTCTCATTTCAGGTTCAACGTCCAGCGGATGATCGGGCTCTGCGCGAGATCCGGCGTGCCCCTGCTTTTCTGCCTCCCAGTGGACAATACCAGGGATTTTTCTCCGTTCAAAAGCTCCAACAATCCCGCTCTGCCCAGTACCAAGAGACTCAGTTTCAATAAGCTGCTGGCGACCGGAACCGCTCATGCGGATCGAGGTGAATTCGCTCGAGCTATCAAAACGCTCACCGGAGCCGTCGAGATCGACAGCCTCTATGCAGAAGCTCATTTTCGCCTGGGGAGGGTATTGCTCGTTACAGGCGACACCGCTGCCGCGGAAAAACATCTTCTGCTCGCCAGGGAACTGGACGTTTGCCCCCTGCGGGCTCCGGATCGGATAAGGCACATACTGGAAGAAGAGACCGCGGGTGGGAAAGCCCGCCTGCTCGATCTGCCGGAGCTTCTGCGGGTTTTGGAGCCTGGCGTACTGATCGGCAATGAATTATTACTGGACCACATTCATCCGAGCCCCCGTACCAATCTGACGATTGCCGTCGAGATTGCCCGCCGGCTGGCGGAGATGATTCCGGAGGTAAATCCAGCTGGGCTGGACAAACTGGACAGAGATGCGCTTTACGACAAGAGAATGGTTGAGCTGAGCGCCGACTATTTAGAACTAGGTCCTCTTAACCTGGCCAAAGTACTGGTCTGGGCGGGGAAATATCCCGAGGTACGGCGGATGCTGGGCGCCAACCCGGCGCTCCTGGAAAGAAACGGCGAGGCGCGATATCTGATGGGCGTGGTGCAAGAAAAAGGCGGAGATTTCGAATCCGCGGCCGGCTATTATGCAGGTGCACTGAAACTTTTGTCCGGCCATCGCAATAGCCTGACTTTCCTCGCCCGGCTATACGGACAAACCGAGCAACCGGAGCGGGCCGAAAATTTATACCGTCGTGCACTGGGGCTATACCCGGATGACATTTCCCTCCTGTGCAATTACGGTATCCTGTTGGCCAATCAGGGACTGTTCGACCGAGCGATGGATTGCTTCGACAGGGCCCTGAAGGTGAATTCAAATTCGACTTCGGTCCTCAATAATATTGGCCTGCTTCTGCTGATGAACAAGGAGCCGGACGAGGCTTTTACCTATTTCGAGAGGTCTCTGGCAATCATGCCAGGCGATCCGCAAGCCAATAATTACTCTGGGCTGATCTACCTGCTCCGCGGCAATTATCAGCAGTCCGAAAAAAGGCTGTTGCTGGCCCTAAGGGCGAATCCCGAGGATCCGTCGGTGCGGACGAATATTGGTAACCTTTACCGCAGAACCAACCGCTTGGCCGAGGCTGAGGAGCAATTCAAGCTGGCCCTCCTGCTGGATCAAAGTAAACCCGATCATTTCCTGAACCTGGCCCTGATCTACAGAGACCAGGGAAATGGGTCCCGGCTAATCGATGTCCTGCGCGAGGGATTGAAGAAATTTCCCGAGGACCATCGCCTGATTCAGTTATTGCAGAGATAA